One segment of Panulirus ornatus isolate Po-2019 chromosome 2, ASM3632096v1, whole genome shotgun sequence DNA contains the following:
- the LOC139755756 gene encoding rRNA methyltransferase 1, mitochondrial-like isoform X1, with the protein MLSRIFMKFASNKAFSAPSVKFRYAFQKKTPEEDLVELPRISSPVTVKERKSFTNKRNTISHDSETGNVPFSYDGKPYTRKNRESLKSKRIDGNCAKTYDLDSQTSTQSHILKMVNEERKQNLKRLHTSYNNRQQKTYESLKNRYNSFVSEVDHSTGGYNNRSSVSLAGEIIFGIYPVLLALNAKRRKLHCLFYKKGLEDRSERIKEILDIGRKQNIKIHGLGTIQFKQILKGDQVHQGICCDASPLPFEELHDEHYSHLIKPISDIACGDSTKEENSLEGQPGALTMESREKANQLWLYLDRIHDPMNFGAVLRSAYFMGVDKVLTSEENSCRISGVVSKASAGVAELLPVFKVNDPVRLFKQLDAGGWDLVSSAVNGNASAIPVTDFHPQRSTLLVIGNEGTGVCHDLQKLCSTLVTIQSGRVLHPDVQCLNVSVATSVILHHLQARLKTSRVDETTK; encoded by the exons ATGCTATCAAGGATATTTATGAAATTTGCTAGCAACAAGGCTTTTTCTGCTCCTTCAGTCAAATTCCGTTATGCATTCCAGAAGAAAACGCCTGAAGAGGATTTGGTAGAATTACCAAGAATCTCATCTCCTGTTactgttaaagaaagaaaaagtttcacGAACAAAAGAAATACAATCAGTCATGATAGTGAAACAGGAAATGTTCCCTTTTCATATGATGGCAAACCATATACAAGGAAAAACAGAGAGTCTTTAAAATCAAAACGGATTGATGGCAATTGTGCTAAAACTTATGATTTAGATTCCCAGACTTCCACACAGTCTCATATTTTAAAAAtggtgaatgaggaaagaaaacaaaatttaaaaagaTTGCACACAAGTTACAATAACAGACAGCAGAAAACTTACGAGTCATTAAAAAACAGATATAATTCTTTTGTGTCTGAGGTAGATCATAGTACTGGAGGATATAACAATAGATCAAGTGTTTCTCTTGCTGGTGAAATAATTTTTGGAATATATCCTGTTCTTCTCGCCCTGAATGCTAAACGAAGGAAATTGCATTGTTTATTTTATAAAAAAGGTTTAgaggataggagtgaaagaattaAAGAAATTCTTGATATTGGACGAAAGCAAAATATAAAGATACATGGTTTAGGTACAATACAGTTTAAGCAAATATTAAAAGGAGACCAAGTGCATCAAGGTATATGTTGTGATGCCAGTCCTCTTCCATTTGAAGAACTACATGATGAACATTATAGTCATTTGATTAAACCAATATCTGATATTGCTTGTGGTGATAGCACCAAAGAAGAGAATTCATTAGAAGGTCAGCCAGGAGCCTTGACCATGGAGAGTAGAGAGAAAGCAAATCAGTTGTGGCTATATCTTGATCGGATTCATGACCCTATGAATTTTGGAGCAGTTTTGAGGTCAGCCTACTTTATGGGAGTGGATAAAGTATTAACCTCAGAGGAAAACAG CTGTCGCATCTCTGGTGTAGTAAGTAAAGCTAGTGCTGGTGTAGCAGAGCTACTTCCTGTGTTCAAAGTAAATGATCCTGTAAGACTGTTCAAGCAGTTGGATGCTGGAGGATGGGACTTGGTATCTTCagctgtgaatggaaatgcttCAGCTATACCTGTTACAGATTTTCATCCTCAGAGAAGCACTTTATTGGTTATAG GCAATGAGGGAACAGGAGTCTGCCATGATTTACAGAAGTTATGCAGTACGCTTGTAACTATCCAGTCAGGAAGAGTTCTACATCCTGATGTACAGTGTCTGAATGTATCTGTTGCAACTTCAGTTATCTTGCATCATCTTCAAGCAAGACTTAAGACCTCTAGAGTGGATGAA